The Ziziphus jujuba cultivar Dongzao chromosome 7, ASM3175591v1 genome includes a region encoding these proteins:
- the LOC107425656 gene encoding pentatricopeptide repeat-containing protein At2g13420, mitochondrial: MPGIRIFTSSISLPFLPSLHRLPSSLRPFSSLSDDALPSLQPSNDAELVSNILLQHHNPFHAMESSLELHGVSLSTHLLHQTLLRIRHSSKIALSFFHYSKSLPTPPLTATSYNLLIDILAKVRQFDVAWQLIVEMDQNKLSPTSTTFLVLIRRLISAGLTRQAVRAFNDIESFIGTKPTTEDFRFLLDTLCKYGYVKVAAEVFNERKHGFVPDVKMYTVMVYGWCKIGRVDMAERFLRDMIGRGIEPNVVTYNVLLNGICRRASLHPEERFERTIRSADKVFDEMWERGIEPDVTSYSIVLHVYSRAHKPQLSLDKLKLMRERGISPTMATYTSVVKCLSSCGRLDDAEELLSEMVSNGVSPCAATYNCFFKEYRGRKDTDGALKLYKKMKQDGLCMPNMHTYNILVGMFLTLNRMEIVKELWNDMKDNGTGPDLDSYTVLIHGLCEKKKWRKACKFFVEMIEKGFLPQKVTFETLYRGLIQSNMLRTWRRLKKKLDQESITFGSEFQSYHLKPYRR; encoded by the coding sequence ATGCCCGGAATTCGCATATTCACATCCTCCATATCTCTTCCATTTCTTCCTTCTCTTCATCGTCTTCCTTCCTCGCTCCGCcccttctcttctctctctgaTGATGCCCTCCCAAGTCTCCAACCATCAAACGACGCCGAATTGGTCTCCAACATCCTTCTTCAGCACCACAACCCCTTCCACGCCATGGAATCGTCTCTCGAACTCCACGGCGTTTCTCTCTCCACCCACCTCCTACACCAGACCCTCCTTCGCATCAGGCATTCTTCCAAGATTGCCCTTTCCTTCTTCCATTACTCGAAGTCCCTCCCCACGCCTCCTCTCACCGCTACCTCCTACAACCTCCTCATCGACATCCTCGCCAAAGTCCGCCAGTTCGACGTCGCTTGGCAGCTCATCGTCGAGATGGACCAGAATAAGCTCAGCCCCACCTCCACCACCTTCCTCGTTCTCATTCGCCGCTTGATATCCGCTGGACTCACCCGCCAAGCTGTTCGAGCATTTAATGATATCGAAAGCTTCATCGGAACCAAGCCGACGACTGAAGATTTCAGGTTTTTGCTCGACACCCTTTGTAAATACGGCTATGTTAAGGTTGCCGCCGAAGTGTTTAACGAAAGGAAACATGGGTTTGTGCCTGATGTGAAAATGTACACTGTTATGGTATATGGGTGGTGTAAGATTGGTAGAGTGGATATGGCGGAGAGGTTCTTGAGGGATATGATAGGGCGTGGCATTGAGCCCAATGTGGTTACCTACAATGTTTTGTTGAACGGGATTTGCAGGCGGGCGAGTTTGCACCCGGAGGAAAGGTTTGAGAGGACCATAAGGAGTGCAGATaaggtgtttgatgaaatgtgGGAGAGAGGTATAGAGCCTGATGTGACTAGTTATTCGATAGTACTTCATGTTTATAGTCGGGCACATAAGCCTCAATTGTCACTGGATAAGTTGAAATTGATGAGAGAGAGGGGGATTTCTCCAACTATGGCAACATATACTTCGGTGGTGAAGTGCCTAAGTTCTTGTGGGAGGCTTGACGATGCAGAAGAGTTGCTTAGTGAGATGGTTAGCAATGGGGTTAGTCCATGTGCAGCAacttataattgtttttttaaagaatatagGGGGAGAAAGGATACAGACGGTGCTTTGAAGTTATATAAGAAGATGAAGCAGGATGGTTTGTGCATGCctaatatgcatacatataatatattggTTGGGATGTTTTTGACTCTGAATCGTATGGAGATTGTAAAAGAGTTATGGAATGATATGAAAGACAATGGGACAggaccggatttggattcataTACGGTGCTGATCCATGGGCTATGTGAGAAAAAGAAATGGAGGAAAGCTTGTAAGTTTTTTGTGGAGATGATAGAAAAGGGTTTTCTTCCTCAGAAAGTCACTTTTGAGACCCTGTACAGAGGATTAATTCAATCTAATATGTTGAGGACTTGGAGGAGATTGAAGAAAAAACTGGATCAAGAATCAATTACTTTTGGATCGGAGTTCCAAAGTTATCACCTTAAGCCCTATAGAAGATGA